Proteins from a genomic interval of Pseudomonas anuradhapurensis:
- a CDS encoding glutathione peroxidase, translating to MRAHWLTVLVLALLGSASSWAADCPALLQGSLPELRGKGQVDLCQRFAGKPLVVVNTASYCGFAPQFEGLEATYKAYHQQGLEMLGVPSNDFKQEDADSEKTAKVCYANYGVTFTMTKAQPVRGKDAIPLFVELASQSSAPKWNFYKYVIDRKGKVIGNFSSLTKPDDPEFRAAIEKAIASQQ from the coding sequence ATGCGTGCACATTGGTTGACGGTGTTGGTGCTGGCCCTGCTTGGCAGCGCTTCGAGCTGGGCTGCCGATTGCCCGGCCTTGTTGCAAGGCAGCCTGCCGGAGTTGCGGGGCAAGGGGCAGGTCGACCTGTGCCAGCGCTTTGCCGGCAAGCCGCTGGTGGTGGTCAATACGGCCAGCTATTGTGGCTTTGCACCGCAGTTCGAGGGGCTGGAGGCGACATACAAGGCGTATCACCAACAGGGCCTGGAAATGCTTGGTGTGCCCTCCAACGACTTCAAGCAGGAAGATGCCGATAGCGAGAAGACGGCCAAGGTCTGTTATGCCAACTATGGTGTCACCTTCACCATGACCAAGGCGCAGCCGGTGCGGGGCAAGGATGCGATTCCGCTGTTCGTCGAACTGGCCAGCCAGAGCAGTGCGCCGAAGTGGAATTTCTACAAGTACGTTATCGATCGCAAGGGCAAGGTGATCGGCAACTTTTCCAGCCTGACCAAACCGGATGACCCAGAATTCCGCGCTGCCATTGAAAAGGCCATCGCTTCGCAACAGTAA
- a CDS encoding DUF2798 domain-containing protein — translation MSNLSQARGRRKLHPGATPYVFAFYMSSIMALLMCFVITAANAGVNPEYLGNVLKAYRLAMPVAFVCVLMVRPLVVRLVAMTVQAK, via the coding sequence ATGAGCAACCTGTCGCAGGCGCGCGGCCGACGCAAACTACATCCGGGTGCCACGCCCTATGTTTTTGCCTTCTACATGTCGTCGATCATGGCGCTGTTGATGTGCTTCGTGATTACTGCGGCGAATGCGGGGGTCAACCCGGAGTACCTGGGTAATGTGCTTAAGGCCTATCGATTGGCGATGCCGGTGGCGTTCGTTTGCGTATTGATGGTCAGGCCGTTGGTAGTGCGGTTGGTGGCGATGACGGTGCAGGCGAAGTAA
- a CDS encoding LysR family transcriptional regulator, whose amino-acid sequence MDLLNAIRSFIKVVEAGSIAAGARNLGLSPAAVSQNLARLEGHLQVRLLSRTTRSMALTPAGAQYYERVRHIERDLALAEQAITTPDSEPQGRLCIASTSAFGRHVLAPLIPAFSARYPMLSIELVTTDRRVNHAREDVDVSLRIAPQLEDQLLARHIARIPFICCASPGYLRSAGVPGTPEALRDHRCLVFRYPVDGRFLRWGFMRDGLRFEAEFGSVLISDDIDALTQMALHDGGITRLAEFIVQPHLASGALVPLFEYSDKGQAYAQTEPMDIYLCLADRFAMTAKVRVFMDYLRECLGDSWQLQA is encoded by the coding sequence ATGGACCTGCTCAATGCCATCCGCAGCTTCATCAAGGTGGTTGAAGCCGGCAGCATCGCCGCCGGCGCCCGCAACTTGGGCCTGAGCCCGGCTGCAGTCAGCCAGAACCTGGCACGCCTGGAAGGCCACCTTCAGGTACGCCTGCTCAGCCGCACCACCCGCAGCATGGCGCTGACCCCCGCCGGCGCCCAGTACTACGAGCGTGTCAGGCACATCGAACGCGACCTGGCCCTGGCCGAACAAGCCATTACTACCCCCGACAGCGAGCCCCAGGGGCGTTTGTGCATTGCCTCGACCTCCGCCTTCGGCCGCCACGTGCTGGCACCGCTGATACCCGCGTTCAGTGCCCGCTACCCCATGCTGTCGATAGAACTGGTAACGACTGATCGCCGGGTCAACCATGCGCGGGAAGACGTGGATGTAAGCCTGCGCATTGCTCCACAGCTGGAAGACCAACTGCTGGCCCGCCACATTGCCCGTATACCGTTCATTTGCTGTGCCTCACCCGGTTACCTGCGCAGCGCCGGCGTGCCAGGCACGCCCGAAGCCTTGCGTGATCACCGTTGCCTGGTGTTTCGCTACCCCGTGGATGGGCGCTTCCTGCGCTGGGGATTCATGCGTGACGGGCTGCGTTTCGAGGCCGAGTTCGGTAGCGTATTGATCAGCGATGACATCGATGCCCTGACCCAGATGGCACTGCACGATGGTGGCATCACCCGCTTGGCCGAGTTCATCGTGCAGCCGCACCTGGCCTCCGGCGCGCTGGTGCCGTTGTTCGAATACAGCGACAAGGGCCAGGCCTATGCCCAGACTGAACCAATGGATATCTACCTGTGCCTGGCCGACCGTTTTGCCATGACCGCGAAAGTGCGTGTGTTCATGGACTACCTGCGCGAATGCCTGGGTGACAGCTGGCAATTGCAGGCATGA